In Sphingobium sp. B2D3C, a genomic segment contains:
- the rsmH gene encoding 16S rRNA (cytosine(1402)-N(4))-methyltransferase RsmH, giving the protein MSAASLANPPAEPHRPVLLDEVLDALAIAPGERHVDGTFGAGGYSRAMAARGARVFAIDQDPDAIAEGQAVVAASEGAITLLAGNFAQMERLLAEAGVDSVDGVTLDIGVSSMQLDRERRGFSFRFPDAPLDMRMSQSGETAAEFLNRVDETELADILYHYGEERQSRRVARAIVAARPLATIGDLVGAVHKALGKRPGDKTDPATRTFQAIRIHLNGELDALERGLDAAEAVLRPGGRLAVVTFHSLEDRIVKNFLRTRSGQEGAGSRHRPEVKSAVRPTFQKPARAVRPGDAELKSNPRARSATLRSAIRTEAPAMHQSVGARS; this is encoded by the coding sequence CGGCCGAGCCGCACCGCCCCGTGCTGCTCGACGAAGTGCTGGACGCGCTTGCCATTGCCCCTGGCGAGCGTCATGTCGACGGCACATTCGGTGCCGGCGGGTACAGCCGCGCCATGGCCGCGCGCGGTGCGCGGGTCTTCGCGATCGATCAGGATCCTGACGCCATTGCCGAAGGGCAGGCGGTCGTCGCAGCCAGTGAGGGCGCGATTACGCTGCTCGCCGGCAATTTCGCGCAGATGGAACGGCTGCTGGCTGAGGCCGGTGTCGACAGCGTGGATGGCGTGACGCTGGATATCGGCGTCTCCTCGATGCAGCTTGATCGTGAACGCCGTGGCTTCTCCTTCCGCTTTCCGGACGCCCCTCTGGATATGCGGATGAGCCAGTCCGGCGAGACGGCGGCCGAATTTCTCAACCGCGTCGATGAGACCGAGCTGGCCGACATCCTCTATCATTATGGCGAGGAGCGGCAGTCGCGCCGTGTCGCGCGTGCCATCGTGGCGGCGCGCCCGCTGGCGACCATCGGCGATCTCGTCGGCGCGGTCCACAAGGCGCTCGGCAAGCGGCCCGGCGACAAGACCGATCCGGCGACGCGGACCTTCCAGGCGATCCGCATTCACCTCAATGGTGAGTTGGATGCGCTGGAGCGCGGTCTGGATGCCGCCGAGGCCGTGTTGCGCCCGGGCGGCCGGTTGGCGGTGGTGACCTTCCACAGCCTGGAAGATCGCATCGTGAAGAATTTTCTCCGCACGCGCAGCGGGCAGGAGGGTGCCGGCTCGCGCCACCGACCGGAGGTCAAATCCGCCGTGCGGCCGACCTTCCAGAAGCCCGCGCGCGCTGTTCGCCCCGGCGATGCAGAGCTCAAGTCCAACCCCCGTGCGCGCTCCGCAACGCTGCGTAGCGCCATCCGAACTGAAGCCCCTGCCATGCACCAATCTGTGGGAGCACGATCATGA
- a CDS encoding colicin transporter, translating to MIAIKRLQSIMWILVVAMGALAAYLISLQVATERNAVRHTIDQIRWTRADIRYLEAEFGARATMRQLHAWNTSDLRLYVPAPAQYLPNERALANLDRMAPVTGGYSPPPVMTAMAQNTPPAPVAAAPVRPAARSGADVASEFAFIRTASAAEPRPPVAEAKAKTAPATRAPAEAAARRTVEPDPASRKAARLALLDKKLLGGPALSEAMVP from the coding sequence ATGATCGCCATCAAGCGCTTGCAAAGCATCATGTGGATTCTCGTGGTCGCCATGGGGGCGCTCGCCGCCTATCTGATCAGCCTGCAGGTGGCGACGGAGCGGAACGCGGTGCGGCATACGATCGACCAGATCCGCTGGACCCGCGCCGACATCCGCTATCTTGAGGCGGAATTCGGCGCGCGGGCAACCATGCGTCAGCTCCACGCCTGGAACACCAGCGACCTGCGCCTGTATGTGCCGGCGCCTGCGCAATATCTGCCCAATGAGCGCGCGCTCGCCAATCTGGACCGCATGGCGCCGGTGACCGGCGGCTACAGCCCGCCGCCCGTCATGACCGCGATGGCCCAGAACACCCCGCCTGCGCCGGTCGCGGCAGCGCCCGTCAGGCCGGCAGCGCGCAGCGGCGCCGATGTGGCCTCGGAATTCGCGTTCATTCGCACTGCCTCGGCTGCCGAGCCCCGGCCGCCCGTGGCGGAGGCTAAGGCGAAAACGGCGCCGGCAACGCGCGCGCCGGCAGAGGCTGCGGCGCGCCGCACTGTCGAGCCCGATCCGGCCTCCCGCAAGGCAGCCCGGCTGGCCCTGCTCGACAAGAAGCTGCTCGGCGGCCCGGCTCTAAGTGAAGCTATGGTGCCCTGA